Genomic segment of Candidatus Omnitrophota bacterium:
GAACCCGGCTGTGACAATAAATGATGGCAACGGCGGCAATAACTATGCCGTGACTCTGGTTGCTGACACTACCGGTGTTATTAACCAAGAAGCGATCACCATCACCGCGGTTACCGATACCAAAGGCTATAACGGCGACACCACATCCGCCGGAATTCCTACGGTCACCTCAGGCGCCATACAAGCCGGCGACAGCATCACATCCATTACCCAGACCTTCAGCAACAGAAATGCCGGCACAGGCAAAACCCTGAACCCGGCTGTGACAATAAATGATGGCAACGGCGGCAATAACTATGCCGTGACTCTGNNNNNNNNNNNNNNNNNNNNNNNNNNNNNNNNNNNNNNNNNNNNNNNNNNNNNNNNNNNNNNNNNNNNNNNNNNNNNNNNNNNNNNNNNNNNNNNNNNNNGTTGCTGACACTACCGGAGAAATCACCCAGAAATCCTTAACCGTTACCGCCGTTACGGACACTAAGGCTTATGATGACACCACAAGTTCTACCGGTGTTCCTACGATTACTTCCGGCAGCCTGGCATCTGGCGATACTGCTACTTGGACCCAGACCTTTGATAACAAGAATGTCGGTACCGGCAAGACGCTGACACCGGCCGGAACAGTAAACGATGGCAACGGCGGGCTTAACTATAATGTAACTTTTGTGAATAACACTACTGGTGTTATTACTCCAGCAGCCGCTAGCAAACTCGTCTTTATTCAGCAGCCCACTGATACCACTGCCGGTTCAAACATTACACCTGCAATAAAAGTAGAGATAAGAGATGCTTACGACAACTTACTTACTGCTGACAGCACCTCTACAATCACCATAAGTTTACAAAATAACCCCGGTAGCGGCGGGCTCTCGGGGACGCTTACGCAGACTACTTCAAACGGCGTAGCTACCTTTAGCGGCCTTTCCATAAATAAAGCAGGGTCAGGATATGCCTTAAAAGCTGCCTCCGGTACTCTGAATCCTGCTATTTCAGCGTCGTTTAATATTGCCGCTAATCCCTCGGATTCCCAATTATCCAACGCCGAAGTTATCAGGGCATTAATAGAAGTAGGCCTTTATCAATTCACGCCTTTTACCCCGGGCGGCGGCGCGGGGTATTTATACCATCCTATAACACCGACGGATGCCTCTGCTTTTGAGCAGTTTATGCTGCAAGCCAGCGATTACAGTTTCTTTGACGGTGTATTAAACTATACTGGGAATCAGGAATTGACGCCATTCTTCCAAGAATTAGATAAGAAAGGCCAGCATTAATTAAAAGAATAAATATGCATTTTACTCACGCCCCGCATTTTTAAAATAATGCGGGGTTTTTTATTTAAAAGTCCTTGACAATTTAAAGTTATACTTTAAAATAACAAGTATGTATATCACCCGCTTGGTTGAAAAGACATTAAGGCAAGCCGTTAAGTCTTTTCCCGCTGTTTTTATCGGCGGGCCGAGAAGGTCCGGCAAGACGACTTTAGCGCGCAAACGCCTCAAGGGTTATAATTATGTCCTGCTTGATGAGATAGATGTGCGTTCGCTGGCTATCGAGGACCCTCGGGGGTTTTTGGAGAAATATCCGCCTCCGGTTATTATTGATGAAATACAAAGCGCCCCCGGGCTCCTATCACATATTAAAGCGCGCATTGAGCATAATAAGAAACCGGGCCAGTGGGTTCTGACCGGCTCCCAACAGTGGGCCCTGATGAAAGGTATCAGTGAAACCTTGGCAGGTCGTATTGCGATCCTGCACTTATTTCCTTTTTCTCTGGAAGAACTACAGAAAAACCCGCGGCTAAATTTAAGCGAGGCGGGTGGTTTTCTCAATGCCCTTTCGCATGCCAAGGAGTTTCCGGAGAAGATTATTCCGCTTGGGAAATGGATTTTAGGGGGAGGGTATCCTGAGGTTGCGCTTAACAAAAAAATATCCCGCAGGCTATGGTTTTCCAGTTATCTGCAGACCTATGTGGACCGCGATGTCCGCAGCTACATTAAACAATCAAACCTTCATGATTTTGAAAGATTTGTCAAGCTTCTGGCGGCGCGCACGGCTTGCGAGCTCAATTGCTCGACGCTTTCGCGGGATATAGGAGTTTCTGTCCCTACGATAAAATCATGGCTTACCCTTTTGGAGGCAAGCGGGCTTATTTTTTTTCTCCAACCATACTATAAAAATTTTGGCAAAAGAATTGTTAAGTCGTCCAAGTGTTATTTTATGGATACGGGGCTTGTTTCATACCTGGTAGGCCTTCAGGGCGAAATGCATGCCCTTCAAGGGCCGATGGCAGGCGCCCTTTTTGAGACGGCGTGCGTGTCCCAGTTTTATAAGCGTTTTTCCGCTTTTGCCGATTCTTGTTCGCTTTATTATTACCGCAGTACTGATGGTTTGGAAGTAGACCTTTTAGTCGAAACCGGCAAGGCAACTTATCCTATTGAAATCAAATTATCCTCGACCGTTGACTATGGGCGTATAAGGCCATTGATAAAGTGGTTAGAGGTCGCGCGTAACGAATATGCCCGCGGATTGGTTATTTCTACCTCTAAAGAACTAGGTGCGATAGGCAAAGGTGTGGTGAACTGCCACTATTCCCTGATCTGAAGCGGTAGCGTAAAGTAAAGACACAAGTTATAAAAGAAAAAATTATCTGTTCATTTTAGGAAGGAGCGAATCCACTATGAAAAAATACCTGGTTATATTATGCGTTTCGTTTTTATTTTTTGGCTGCACGGCCAAGCCTAAGGATAAAATAATACTGGCTAAGATTAACGATTATGAAATTACCCGGGAGGAATTCTATGCGGCCCTTAAGGATTCCATGTATGGCATGGCCGATACCCCGGAATCAAGGCAGGAATTCCTGGATAACCTGATTAATCAGAAACTCATCCTGCAGGAGGCCCAGAAGAAGGGTCTGGATAAGGAAACAAACTTCTTAAAGACGATTGAAAGGTTCTGGGAGCAGTCATTGTTAAAAATAGCGCTGGATAAGAAGACTAAAGAGATTTCTTCCAATATGCGTATCGGCGATAAAGATATCCAGGAAGCATACCAAAAGATGTCCCAGGCCGGTGAGGCCGATAAAACTTACGATCAGATGTACAACCAGCTTAAATGGGAGCTCACCAAAGCTAAGGAGTCCGAAGAGATAAATAAATGGATAACGGAATTGCACAATAAGGCGCAGGTAAAAGTAGATTATGATTTATTAAAATAAGGTAAATAGAAAAAGGGGGAGGATAAGATGCCGGCGACATATAAACGCAGGGTCTATTTTATCGATAAGAAATTCCAGGCTAATTTTATTCTGAAATTTTGCGCCTTGGTGGCTGTTAGCGGCCTGCTTACTATCGGGATACTGTATCTTTTGGCCATGCAGTCTACTACGGTTTCTATCGTCAATTCCCGCGTGGTGGTAAAGACGACCGCTGATTTTATCCTGCCTATAATGGTGCAGACAGTAATCGTAGTGATGGTTATTGTCAGCATCGCCACTATCTTCGTGACGTTATTTGTTTCCCATAAGATTGCCGGCCCATTGTACCGTTTTAAGAAGACGATGAAAGAATTAGAAGCGGGGAATTTTGCCGAGGATTTCAGGATACGTCACCTTGACCAGCTGCAGGATTTGGCAGAGAGCTTTAACAATATGATCAAGAAGATAAGGGAAGAAGCTATTACCCTGAAGGGGAGCTTTAAAAAATTAGAGGATAAGCTGAATAATATCTCAGAACATGATATGCCGCAGGACAGGCGCTCGGCATTCCATGAATTAAAAGATATTTTAGGAGATCTAAATACTATAATCAAATATTTCAGGACTTGATGCCTCTTAAAAAGACAGCAAGGGCTATAGTTTTTCTTGCCGCTTTAGTTTTACTAAGCAGCGGTATTGCTTTTGCCTACGACGACGGCTTTGGTTCGGCCAAAAAGATAGAAGGCAAATATTTTACCATTTATTACCCCTCCCAACTGGAATCCTCCGTCCTCATTCAAAAATTAAATATGGGCGCCTCGGATAACTTGATGGCGGGCAAATCAGCGCCTTACGAAGTAGGCCTGGCGGATATGCTGGATACCCTTTTTATCCGGGTCTCCGATATACTGGATATGCATATCTATAGCTTTCACGGCACCGTCAAAGTCTGCGAAAACAAGGCGCAGTTGGGGCGTATCTACAAAGATATAGTTGGCAGGGAACTCAATACCGTATCGTTTTTTGTTACCGATATGAATACTATTTATATCATGCCGGATAGTTTTAAGCGCGAGGTCCTTGGCCATGAGATGTCCCATTCGTTGATGAGCCGTTATTTTGTAGTGCAGCCTCCCGAGAAGATCCATGAACTGCTGGCGATGTATGTAGAATATCAGTTGCGTAAAGGCAGCCAATAAAATATAATAATAAAAGCTGTAAGCTGTAAGTCTTAAGCTATAGCGAACGACGGCGGCGTAACTCAGCCTGATAGAGTAGTCGGCTCATACCCGATTTGTCACTGGTTTAAATCCAGTCGCCGCCACTTAATTTTATTTTCAGGAGGAAAAATGGAAACCTTGGAACCCATTTTAAAGCAGCATCCTTTTTTTAAGGGCCTGCCGGCAAAATATATTGATTTTATCGTCGGATGCACGATACACCAAGTTTTTAAGGCGGGAGAAGTTATTTTGAAGGAAGGGGACTCTGCGGATAAATTTTATCTCATCCGTAGCGGGAAGGTAGCTATTTATATAGCCCAGCCTCAGGAGATTACCATACAGACTATAGGCGAAGGCGATATTTTAGGCTGGTCGTGGCTTATTTCGCCATACCGTTATCGTTTTAGCGCCAGGGCCGTAGAAAACACGCGGGTGTTGGCCTTAGACGGCAAATGCCTTAGGGAAAAATGCGAAAAGAATTCTGATTTAGGGTATGAACTGCTCAAGAGGTTGATGAATATTTTTACCGAACGCCTGGAAGCAACAAGGATACAGCTTTTGGACCTTTATAATATAAACCGTTAATGCCAAGCGCCGCTGATAAAACTTAAAGGAGCAGGATAAGATGGAGAATGCAAATAAGCCCCAGGAAGAACTCCTCGCTGAATTAGCTTCGCTGCGTAAGCGGATTTCGGAATTAGAGGCTTCACAGAAGATATTAATGACTAGCGAAGCAAAATACAGGCAGATAATAGAAAACGCAAACAGTATTATCATGGTGATGGATACCAAAGGCAATATTACATTCTTTAACCAGTTCGCGCAGAGGTTCTTCGGTTTTTACGAGAAAGAGATACTGGGTAAGAACGTCGTCGGAACGATTGTTTCGGAAAAGGATTTATCCGGCAAGGATTTGGTAGAGATGATCCAGGATATCGTGCAAAACCCCGAGCGGCATTCGGTGAATGAAAACGAAAATATACGCAGTAACGGAGAGCGCGTGCGGGTTCTATGGGCCAATAAAGCCATTATCGGCGAAGACGGGAGCATCAAAGAAATCCTCTGTATCGGTAATGCCGTTGCTACGAATATCCAGCCGCCATTCTGTTTTGGTTAGTTAAAAAAAAGAAGTTACAGGGAATGCTCAGGAAGGCAGTAATTTTTTAAAATTTTAACCGTCGCAATAAAAATCCCCGCCTCAAGTATTACCGTTGCCCAGGCAGCCCCCAGATAAGAGAAGAAATATATCAAGGCGAATATCATCGGCACCCCTGCCAGCGCTGCGATGACATGGAGTTTAGAATAAATATCCTGCCTGCCGCAGACCAACAAGAACTGCACCTTAAAGGCATTGGCGCCCACAAAGAATACTGACACTAACAGTAATCGTAAGGCCAGGACAGCTTCTTTGTATTCTATGCCGCAGACGGCTTTTATCAGCCAGGGCGCAAGCAGGAAGATAATCGGCAGGGATATGATGAAGCCCCTGGCAGCGACGCCCTGAATTTTATACATAAAATCCGCGGCCTTTTTCTTATTTTTCTGAAAGATTTTGTTTAACCTCGGATATATCGCCTGCGAAAAAGAATCCATAGGAAAGGTCTGAATGACATTAGCTATCCGCTCGGCGATAGAATAGTATCCCGTAAGGGTATTATTGGTCAAAAGGCCTACGGCAAAAACACGGGTAACCGTATAGGCATTTATGGCGATGATGGAAGAGAAGACATGCCAGCCCTTTTTTACTTCCTGCCGGATTTTCCCCCAGCCCTGAAAAACAAGGGCGACTTTGAATTCTGTAAATACAATATATAGCCCAAGGGCCCCGCTGACCAGAAAGGCCAGGGAATTTATAAAAGGGATATACAGGTAATCCGCCGGGCCCTTCACGAATATAAAGATACCCGAGGCGTATATCGTTCCAGCGATTATATTCAATACGGCTATATATTTCATTTTTTCTATCCCCATAAAGAACCAGGCCGGAAAGAGGACATTGCCTATAATAGCCCCGAAGCTCAGCAGATAAACCATCCAGTCTTCTTTAAATTTAGGGATGAAATTCAGGATTAAAAAGAGGATGAAAAAGCTTATGATGGCTAAGGTAATTTTTACCGTCATTACTGAGGAGAAAACGGCGGAGACCCTGTTTTTTTCTTTTCTGTATAATGAGATTTCCCGGGTTGCGGAGACGCTGAAGCCATAGTCCACCAGGATAAGGAAATATTGCGTAAACGCCTGCGCAAAGGCAATCAGGCCGAATTTTGCCGGGCCGATTACCCGCACCAGGTAGGGCAGGATAATTATCGGCAGGATATAGTTTATGCCCTGCAGCGTAGAGAGGGAGAAGGCGTTGCTTAAGACTGTCTTACGCTCTTCTCTGGAGGCCATGCGGTAAATCGTTTTTATTAACGACAGCATATTACTCCTTTCGGTTCTATCCTTGTTTAATTTACACTTTAAAAGGAGAGAAGTCAATATCAAAAAAAGGTTTCATTCGGGGGTGAGGAGTAATATAATATGTCCTAAGCTTTAAGGCGGCATCAATTAAAGGGGTAGTGTATGTTTTTAGAGAAAGTAAAAGATACTATTAAAAGATACAACCTTATAGCTAAGGGAGATAGGGTCTTAGTGGGCGTATCCGGCGGCCCGGATTCTCTGGCTTTGCTTTATCTGCTTAATGATTTAAAAAGAGCCCTGGATCTGAAACTGCATATAGCGCATTTAGACCACTGCCTCAGAGAAGATTCTCGCGGAGACAGGATTTTTGTGGAGGGCCTGGCGCGGAAACTGAAATTGCCCGTTACTACCGCAGGAATTAATGTCAGGCAGCTGGCCAAACGGGGCGGGTCGCTGGAGGAGATAGCCAGAAATGCGCGCTTGGGTTTTTTGTTTAAAGCAGCCAAAGATACAAAATCCGCAAAGATCGCCCTGGGCCACAATCTTGATGACCAGGCGGAAACCGTGCTCATGCGTATCTTAAGAGGCGCGGGGTTATACGGATTATCCGGGATTTCTCCGAAGAGAAAGATTCGCGGTTATGAAATTATCCGGCCTTTGATAGAAACAAGGCGCAGCGAAATAGAGGCATACCTGAAGAAAAAAAAGATTAAGCCGCGCATTGATAAATCTAACTTGGAAGATATTTATTTCAGGAATAAGATCCGTAACCGGCTCTTGCCGTTACTGGAAAAAGAATACAATAGAAATATCCGGGAGGTGTTGAGTAATATGGCCCAGAGCTTAGGCTGCGATTACGATTATCTGCTGCGCTGTGCCGAACGCAGGATTAAGGGCTCACGTTCCGGGCTCAACCTTAGAAGGTTGAAGAAGCTACACCCTGCGCTGCAGAGATTAATGCTGCGTATGAGTATCGCTAAAGTAAAAGGCGATACGCGCAGGATTACCTTCCAGCATATAAAAGAAATCGAGGATTTGATTTACAACCGCCCGGTTCATTCTATAGTCGACCTGCCTAAGGGGGTATCTGTAGTAAAAAGCAAGAGTTATCTCTCCTTTTTCCGCAAGGCGAAATCTTCAATAAATACTTGATTTTATTAGTATTTAAATATATAATAAAACTTCTAAAAGA
This window contains:
- a CDS encoding cyclic nucleotide-binding domain-containing protein, whose amino-acid sequence is METLEPILKQHPFFKGLPAKYIDFIVGCTIHQVFKAGEVILKEGDSADKFYLIRSGKVAIYIAQPQEITIQTIGEGDILGWSWLISPYRYRFSARAVENTRVLALDGKCLREKCEKNSDLGYELLKRLMNIFTERLEATRIQLLDLYNINR
- a CDS encoding YDG domain-containing protein, producing the protein VADTTGEITQKSLTVTAVTDTKAYDDTTSSTGVPTITSGSLASGDTATWTQTFDNKNVGTGKTLTPAGTVNDGNGGLNYNVTFVNNTTGVITPAAASKLVFIQQPTDTTAGSNITPAIKVEIRDAYDNLLTADSTSTITISLQNNPGSGGLSGTLTQTTSNGVATFSGLSINKAGSGYALKAASGTLNPAISASFNIAANPSDSQLSNAEVIRALIEVGLYQFTPFTPGGGAGYLYHPITPTDASAFEQFMLQASDYSFFDGVLNYTGNQELTPFFQELDKKGQH
- a CDS encoding flippase produces the protein MLSLIKTIYRMASREERKTVLSNAFSLSTLQGINYILPIIILPYLVRVIGPAKFGLIAFAQAFTQYFLILVDYGFSVSATREISLYRKEKNRVSAVFSSVMTVKITLAIISFFILFLILNFIPKFKEDWMVYLLSFGAIIGNVLFPAWFFMGIEKMKYIAVLNIIAGTIYASGIFIFVKGPADYLYIPFINSLAFLVSGALGLYIVFTEFKVALVFQGWGKIRQEVKKGWHVFSSIIAINAYTVTRVFAVGLLTNNTLTGYYSIAERIANVIQTFPMDSFSQAIYPRLNKIFQKNKKKAADFMYKIQGVAARGFIISLPIIFLLAPWLIKAVCGIEYKEAVLALRLLLVSVFFVGANAFKVQFLLVCGRQDIYSKLHVIAALAGVPMIFALIYFFSYLGAAWATVILEAGIFIATVKILKNYCLPEHSL
- the tilS gene encoding tRNA lysidine(34) synthetase TilS is translated as MFLEKVKDTIKRYNLIAKGDRVLVGVSGGPDSLALLYLLNDLKRALDLKLHIAHLDHCLREDSRGDRIFVEGLARKLKLPVTTAGINVRQLAKRGGSLEEIARNARLGFLFKAAKDTKSAKIALGHNLDDQAETVLMRILRGAGLYGLSGISPKRKIRGYEIIRPLIETRRSEIEAYLKKKKIKPRIDKSNLEDIYFRNKIRNRLLPLLEKEYNRNIREVLSNMAQSLGCDYDYLLRCAERRIKGSRSGLNLRRLKKLHPALQRLMLRMSIAKVKGDTRRITFQHIKEIEDLIYNRPVHSIVDLPKGVSVVKSKSYLSFFRKAKSSINT
- a CDS encoding SurA N-terminal domain-containing protein — translated: MKKYLVILCVSFLFFGCTAKPKDKIILAKINDYEITREEFYAALKDSMYGMADTPESRQEFLDNLINQKLILQEAQKKGLDKETNFLKTIERFWEQSLLKIALDKKTKEISSNMRIGDKDIQEAYQKMSQAGEADKTYDQMYNQLKWELTKAKESEEINKWITELHNKAQVKVDYDLLK
- a CDS encoding PAS domain-containing protein, with the protein product MENANKPQEELLAELASLRKRISELEASQKILMTSEAKYRQIIENANSIIMVMDTKGNITFFNQFAQRFFGFYEKEILGKNVVGTIVSEKDLSGKDLVEMIQDIVQNPERHSVNENENIRSNGERVRVLWANKAIIGEDGSIKEILCIGNAVATNIQPPFCFG
- a CDS encoding ATP-binding protein, whose product is MYITRLVEKTLRQAVKSFPAVFIGGPRRSGKTTLARKRLKGYNYVLLDEIDVRSLAIEDPRGFLEKYPPPVIIDEIQSAPGLLSHIKARIEHNKKPGQWVLTGSQQWALMKGISETLAGRIAILHLFPFSLEELQKNPRLNLSEAGGFLNALSHAKEFPEKIIPLGKWILGGGYPEVALNKKISRRLWFSSYLQTYVDRDVRSYIKQSNLHDFERFVKLLAARTACELNCSTLSRDIGVSVPTIKSWLTLLEASGLIFFLQPYYKNFGKRIVKSSKCYFMDTGLVSYLVGLQGEMHALQGPMAGALFETACVSQFYKRFSAFADSCSLYYYRSTDGLEVDLLVETGKATYPIEIKLSSTVDYGRIRPLIKWLEVARNEYARGLVISTSKELGAIGKGVVNCHYSLI